In the genome of Labrus bergylta chromosome 7, fLabBer1.1, whole genome shotgun sequence, the window ACAAGTTGTTGAATGAGATagtacatatcaattaattaaCTTTAGAGGTGGTGGTGGGTGTACCTGTGTAACATGTAGACCTCCCCATGCTACCTGCTTTCTAATATTTCCAGTTTTACGCTAAACGAGTGCGGTTGCCATCTTGTCATGTAACTCCTTTTCAGAAGGCCTGTAAGTGAGTTTCTCAAAAGGTTGAACTCTTCCAGTTATTACTGCTTAAGATACAATATGAAATTCTGGATGCCTCTCTCCATGTATATTTGCGCGCACAGTGTGGTTGTAGCACTGAAATTCAACAGCTTCATAAATTGTTCCTTGAGACTCAGGGGTTAAAGCTCTTTTTTTGCTTATGTCTCTCACCTCAGATCTCCAGTCATGTCAAGGCCATTGATGCCATCTACCAGGGCACAGACTTCATGGGTATTCGCAACATCAGCTTCATGGTGAAAAGGATCAGAGTGAGTCTCCTGCagattgtttatttattttttttatttttttgaatttttccaTGTTTCCTATGAGCTCATCGTCGTCCCCTTGTGTAGATTAACACCACCAATGATGAGAGGGACAGGTCCAACCCGTTTCGCTTTGCCAACATCGGGGTGGAGAAGTTCCTGGAGCTGAATTCAGAGCAGAACCATGACGACTACTGCTTGGCTTATGTTTTCACCGACAGAGACTTTGATGATGGGGTGTTGGGTCTGGCCTGGGTCGGCGCCCCTTCAGGTACTCAAAGACAGACAGTGCATGTGGTCAACAACTGCAAATATCAAACCTCTTGATGCTAGCATTTTAAAAGCATAAGGTCATAGATAACAGAAGCGTGGCTGCTTTATACATTGTAGCTACCAATGGTACATACGTGGTTAGTGGGGTTGTACATGCTCATTTATTGAGAATAGGCAGACACACTGTTACTGGTTAAGTAAACTAGAAATGTGATTTTTGTGCTgcattcttaaaaaaacaacattgaaaCAATCTTTAAATACACTGGACAGATAAGTGTCTCATACcagtgatgacaaaaaaaaatctaaatctaaaattaaaaacatcttcaaacacaTTTGGGCTAAATGAAAGTCCCTGCTTTTTAATAAGTAAAAAACCTTCATTTCACAAAGCTGTGATCTGAAAGAAGGTATGCTTTAACATCCGCAATTTTTCATTTCTAGGGAGCTCCGGAGGCATCTGTGAAAAAAGCAAGCTGTACTCGGACGGAAAGAAGAAATCTCTCAACACTGGCATAATCACTGTACAGAACTACGCCTCCCACGTACCTCCTAAGGTCTCCCATATCACTTTTGCACATGAAGTAGGACACAACTTCGGCTCCCCGGTGAGTTACTTAGATGTGCCACATTTCATGCAAGACAAGGAGGAATTTATTAGTATCTCAAACTCTGTCCCTTCTTCTTTTAAacttgggctttttttttttcttgtctcacTCTCAGCATGATTCTGGATCTGAGTGCACGCCCGGAGAAGCTAAAAGCcaagacaagaaagaaaagggcAATTATATCATGTATGCAAGGGCTACATCTGGAGACAAGCTCAACAACAATAAGTTTTCCATATGTAGCGTGCGCAACATCAGCCAGGTgctggagaaaaagaggagcAACTGTTTTGTCGGTACGTTGTACTTTTTTGGTCAAATTGTAaatacaattttacattttattcttttgtttctttttaaaatgaaccgCAATGTCATTCAGATTTTACTTTCTCCGTACTGATGAGTGTTTTAGATTTCAACCACAGTGTCTTAGAGACGATCCAATGAACAGCACTActccagttttatttttaccaaGTTTATTTGGCATGTTGTGGAATTGACACTCAACACAAATCTGAATGGgtagcataaaaaaaaaatcttattaaCCATGTGTGTCATGGCAACAAAAACTCTGTGTTTTGCTTCAGCCTATAAATAAAtgtctcaaatgttttttttgttttttaaaataagctgCTGGTTTCAGCTTGATACTTTgctattgtattattttatttttgcctttttacaAAAACTAAACCTGAAGAGTTGTAATAGGTTCTCGCTCTCCgatttcttttcttccttcagAACAATATTTGTTCGCTCTGAGTGAATGAGGCATTAGATATGAAAACTGTCTCATTACAAAACCAAAGTATGAAAGACATGATTTCTGAGCCAGACTCCATgcttattttttactttttcaaacagAGTCTGGCCAGCCCATCTGTGGTAACGGCCTGGTGGAGCCAGGAGAGGAGTGTGACTGCGGCTACAGTGATCAGTGCAGAGACCAGTGCTGCTATGACGCCAACCAGGGAGACAACAAGTGCAAGTTAAAACCCAACAAAGTCTGCAGGTAAATGGACTCGTTTAAAGCATCATCATTTATAGGAATCTCAACAAGATTAACTGTGACCACACTTGACTGAATACTTCTCTCACATTTCTCTCCCATCAGTCCCAGCCAGGGTCCTTGTTGTACTGCCGAGTGCAGCTATAAGGGCCGTAACGAGAAGTGCAGGGAGGATTCAGAGTGCGCTCACCAGGGCATGTGTAACGGAGTAAGCCCTCAATGCCCCACGTCTGAGCCCAAGGCCAACTTCACCGCCTGCCATGGAGAAACTCAAGTCTGCCTCAACGGAGTAAGTGTCTTCACACCTGGAGGAACTGGTTGTTATAGCAACTTTATATTCATGGCACTCAGTGTCTGATCTGGCCTGTCCTCGTGCTCCTCCCCCGCAGGGCTGCTCTGGCTCCATCTGTGAGAAGTACGGACTCGAGGCGTGTACCTGTGCCAGCCAAGATGGCAAAGATGAGACTGAGCTGTGCCACGTTTGCTGCATGGAGAAGAGTGAGTCATTTCCTCCTTCCCCaccttgatgaatcatttatttaaagaagatATGCCTTGAATTGAATCTTTGTCATTTTATATTGTGTTGACTGTCTGTGATTTTTTGTCTCCACAGTGAATCCCAACACATGCAGCAGCACAGGATCGGAGCGTCTGGCTCGTTTCTTCAATAAGAAAGTGACTACGCTGCCAGCTGGCTCGCCCTGCAATGACTTCAAGGGCTACTGTGACGTGTTCATGAAGTGCCGTTTAGTGGATGCAGATGGACCACTGGCCAGGCTGAAGAAGGCCATCTTTAACCCAGAGCTCTATGAGAACATTGCAGAGTGGATTGTGGTATGAATTCACTtcctaaaatgaaaaaaatatatgttattAAATATTGTTAGTAACTTTTGCCTGATTTGAGTTTCCTTCTTTTCCAGGCTCATTGGTGGGCAGTGTTGTTGATGGGTATTGCTCTTATCATGCTCATGGCTGGCTTCATTAAGATCTGTAGCGTGCACACCCCGAGCAGTAACCCCAAACTTCCCCCTCCCAAACCACTTCCAGGTGAGTCCAGAGAGTCACAGATAAACTTAATCACACCAGAGAAATGATCCTAAAGCATATTTATTCATAAACCTCAGCAAAGGCTTTTGTGAAAGTCAAATGTCCTGCTTGTTCCACGGTTAAAGCCACAtgcacaacttaaaaaaaacaaaacacacaatataaatTGTCAAACTTAAAGATGTTGGTTAACAGAAAATATATCGTCCTAAAATCATCTGCTGAATGAGGCCCATGGTCCTCTTGGGCTGTCCTCCGTTTTCCTGGTTTTTCACTGTGTGTAGGTTGCAGCTCCATGGCCAAAgccttttctcctgtttttctacattttccaAACTTTCACAAAGATGATGCAAGTTAATGTCATGTGTCGGTCCTAAACGTGTTCacatttttctgtttacattataGTGCCACACTTTCATCATCCGCTTTTTCATGCCTCAAATTTGATATTTTACGGTTTGACACAGACTGCTACACCCTTTCAGTCTGCGAGAGATGACtccaatgaaaatgtttacagagTGTCACAAGTCTTAATTTAGTTTGGAGTGATCCCACCGTCTTTTAACAAGCTTAATTAACTGCCTTCCTCCTGACAGGCACTTTGAAGAGGCGGCGAGCGCAGCAGCACGCTAACTCCCAGGTGCAGCATCAGTCTCAGCACCCGCACTCCCACCAGCACGGCGGGCACGGAAGGCACGGCGGCCAGCGGCAACCCCAGAGGCAGCCTCAGCCTCAGGCGCAGCCCCAGAGGCACCACCGTCAGCCCCGAGAGAACTATCAGATGGGTCAGATGAGACGCTGAGACCCTGCATcccgccccctccccccaatGCCTTGGCTCCTCCTTGTGCCTACAGTGGGAAACAAAAGCGTCACTCCATCCAAAGAAAAGCCTGACATGGTTGTTAGTCATCATCATATCATCCTCCATTGacagacaaaacagacacatggaaaacagaaaacactatCTAGCAACTCGATTGGCTCTTTGTGGAGTGGACTCGACCATCAGCCATTTCCAAATGCAGTGTGATCTAGCATCTTtttccacctcttcttttttctttttaaggagTGCCAAGGAGTTAAGGAATCATGTGTAGCTTTAGTACattctgtgctgtgttttttttgtttgtttgtttgtttgtttttttggtcgATTGCAACATCTTCTTTGAGTGACACGCCCGTGGCTGCTGGTGAATTGTTCCGTgctatttttctttgtttatttttctttccgCCATTCTTGCCAGGAATGAGAGACACTCGGTGAGGATTTGCGGCACTTTAGTGATTTACACATGTCAAACGGCAAAAGACACAGGCTCCGGTCTCTCGTGCAGACAGTCTTCTGCATGTGACTGTACATATTTAGTGTATCATAAGTGAAAACAAACTATTTCTTCTACTGTATATGTGTaattcttcacttttttttttctttgattattCAGTTAGTGCTCTCAGGActattaacacatttattgaaggaatgatggttgtgatgagtTCCTTGGTCGACTCATTGTGGAGGATTTGACGCCATCAAGTTCTCCCTGCAGTCGTCCAATCAGGTGGATCTCTGTCACTATCGTTAGATTGCTAGATTTCGGATTTGAAGATCACCATATCCCACTTTTCAGGCCTTCTTTGTTCAAGGTctctttttctcatcttttt includes:
- the LOC110003142 gene encoding disintegrin and metalloproteinase domain-containing protein 10 isoform X1, translated to MDLAEMLLLKVFLFACLLNDAQGHYRNPLNKYIRHYEGLSYDTELVHSKHQRAKRAFSHEDKFLHLDFHAHGRQFNLRMKRDTKLFAQDLKVEISGQEVPYDTSHIYTGEIYGEKGTLTHGAIVDGKFEGFIQSYHGNYYVEPVERYLEGKDVPFHSVIYHEDDIHYPHKYGPEGGCADSTVFDRMKRYQASAVEELHKQELHTETAFNEPVLLRKKRMAQVEKNTCQLFIQTDHLFYKYYKTREAVIAQISSHVKAIDAIYQGTDFMGIRNISFMVKRIRINTTNDERDRSNPFRFANIGVEKFLELNSEQNHDDYCLAYVFTDRDFDDGVLGLAWVGAPSGSSGGICEKSKLYSDGKKKSLNTGIITVQNYASHVPPKVSHITFAHEVGHNFGSPHDSGSECTPGEAKSQDKKEKGNYIMYARATSGDKLNNNKFSICSVRNISQVLEKKRSNCFVESGQPICGNGLVEPGEECDCGYSDQCRDQCCYDANQGDNKCKLKPNKVCSPSQGPCCTAECSYKGRNEKCREDSECAHQGMCNGVSPQCPTSEPKANFTACHGETQVCLNGGCSGSICEKYGLEACTCASQDGKDETELCHVCCMEKMNPNTCSSTGSERLARFFNKKVTTLPAGSPCNDFKGYCDVFMKCRLVDADGPLARLKKAIFNPELYENIAEWIVAHWWAVLLMGIALIMLMAGFIKICSVHTPSSNPKLPPPKPLPGTLKRRRAQQHANSQVQHQSQHPHSHQHGGHGRHGGQRQPQRQPQPQAQPQRHHRQPRENYQMGQMRR
- the LOC110003142 gene encoding disintegrin and metalloproteinase domain-containing protein 10 isoform X2 is translated as MDLAEMLLLKVFLFACLLNDAQGHYRNPLNKYIRHYEGLSYDTELVHSKHQRAKRAFSHEDKFLHLDFHAHGRQFNLRMKRDTKLFAQDLKVEISGQEVPYDTSHIYTGEIYGEKGTLTHGAIVDGKFEGFIQSYHGNYYVEPVERYLEGKDVPFHSVIYHEDDIHYPHKYGPEGGCADSTVFDRMKRYQASAVEELHKELHTETAFNEPVLLRKKRMAQVEKNTCQLFIQTDHLFYKYYKTREAVIAQISSHVKAIDAIYQGTDFMGIRNISFMVKRIRINTTNDERDRSNPFRFANIGVEKFLELNSEQNHDDYCLAYVFTDRDFDDGVLGLAWVGAPSGSSGGICEKSKLYSDGKKKSLNTGIITVQNYASHVPPKVSHITFAHEVGHNFGSPHDSGSECTPGEAKSQDKKEKGNYIMYARATSGDKLNNNKFSICSVRNISQVLEKKRSNCFVESGQPICGNGLVEPGEECDCGYSDQCRDQCCYDANQGDNKCKLKPNKVCSPSQGPCCTAECSYKGRNEKCREDSECAHQGMCNGVSPQCPTSEPKANFTACHGETQVCLNGGCSGSICEKYGLEACTCASQDGKDETELCHVCCMEKMNPNTCSSTGSERLARFFNKKVTTLPAGSPCNDFKGYCDVFMKCRLVDADGPLARLKKAIFNPELYENIAEWIVAHWWAVLLMGIALIMLMAGFIKICSVHTPSSNPKLPPPKPLPGTLKRRRAQQHANSQVQHQSQHPHSHQHGGHGRHGGQRQPQRQPQPQAQPQRHHRQPRENYQMGQMRR